Proteins found in one Ctenopharyngodon idella isolate HZGC_01 chromosome 16, HZGC01, whole genome shotgun sequence genomic segment:
- the cxcr3.1 gene encoding C-X-C chemokine receptor type 3.1, translated as MCQSFQCLSTTVSPTFTQKMNVDKKMTFIMEDFNFTGDYNDSYSGINEDDCCGLVCDQESSMHFDSIFIPVLYSLALVVGLVGNGLVLVVLWKKRRGLNVTDIFILHLCLADTLLLLTLPFWAVEAVKGWIFGTALCKLTGALFKINFYCGIFMLSCISLDRYLSIVHAVQMYSRKKPMVIHCCCLMVWVFCLLLSIPDLKFLVAVEDSRRQDKTECVPFYPSDPESWHLATRLLYHILGFIIPAIMMLFCYSCILLRLRRGSQGMQKKRAIRVIVALVLAFFISWTPYNITLIVDTIQSNQTMYSTNQTSCDGNTALDVALTATSTLGYLHCCVNPVLYAFVGVKFRKHLLDMLRPLGFTLKGPAGLVSRKSSAWSESVDTSHTSAF; from the exons ATGTGTCAATCATTTCAGTGCCTCTCGACCACTGTGAGTCCTACATTTACACAG aaGATGAATGTTGATAAAAAGATGACTTTCATAATGGAAGACTTTAACTTTACTGGTGATTACAATGACAGCTACAGTGGGATTAATGAAGACGACTGCTGTGGACTTGTGTGTGATCAGGAGTCTAGCATGCACTTTGATTCCATTTTCATTCCGGTCCTTTACTCTCTGGCGCTGGTAGTGGGGCTGGTGGGAAATGGGCTGGTTCTGGTGGTTCTGTGGAAGAAAAGGCGGGGCTTGAACGTTACAGACATCTTCATCCTTCATCTGTGCTTAGCAGACACTCTGCTGCTGCTGACGCTGCCCTTCTGGGCTGTAGAGGCAGTGAAGGGGTGGATCTTCGGCACAGCGCTCTGCAAACTGACTGGAGCTCTGTTCAAG ATCAATTTCTACTGTGGCATTTTCATGCTTTCCTGCATCAGTCTTGACCGCTACCTGTCCATCGTCCATGCAGTGCAGATGTATTCTCGTAAAAAGCCCATGGTGATTCACTGTTGCTGCCTGATGGTCTGGGTCTTCTGCCTTCTGCTCTCCATTCCTGACTTGAAATTCCTTGTGGCCGTCGAGGACAGCAGACGTCAGGATAAAACAGAATGTGTTCCATTTTACCCCTCTGATCCTGAATCTTGGCATCTGGCCACTCGTCTGCTCTACCATATTTTGGGTTTCATTATTCCAGCGATAATGATGCTGTTCTGTTACTCATGCATCCTCCTGCGGCTGAGGCGTGGCTCTCAGGGCATGCAGAAGAAGAGGGCCATCCGTGTCATCGTAGCCCTCGTACTGGCGTTCTTCATCAGCTGGACACCCTACAACATCACCCTCATCGTTGACACCATACAAAGCAACCAGACTATGTATTCCACTAACCAAACATCCTGTGACGGCAACACAGCATTGGATGTAGCTCTTACAGCAACTTCCACATTGGGCTACTTACACTGCTGTGTCAACCCAGTGCTTTACGCTTTCGTGGGGGTGAAATTTCGCAAGCACTTGCTGGACATGCTGAGACCGCTGGGCTTCACGCTGAAGGGCCCTGCAGGCCTGGTGTCACGGAAAAGCTCTGCATGGTCAGAGTCAGTGGACACCTCTCACACATCTGCCTTCTGA